The window catgatgcagccaccattatgcttgaaaatatggagagttgtactcagtaacgtgttgtattggatttgccccaaacataactctttgtattcaggacaaaaagttaattgctgtgccacattttttgcagtattactttagtgccttgttgcaaacaggatgcatttgtaaaaacattttattctgtacaggcttcctgctTTTCACTatttcaattaggttagtattgtggagtaaactacaatgttgctgatccatcctcagttttctcttatcataGCTATTAAACTCAGGTTTAAACCGTTTTAAAATTTCaccactggcctcatggtgaaatccctgagcggtttccttcctctccggcaactgagttaggaaggacacctgtatctgtgtactgactgtgtgtactgatacaccatccaaagtgtaattaatatgctcaaagggatatttaatgtcagATTATTTTACCAATAGgtccccttctttgcgaggcattggtaaacctctctggtctttgtggttgaatctgtgtttgaaattcactgctggactgagggaccttacaattatctgtatgtgtggggtacagaaagGAGGTagaccccaaaaatatttttaaacACTCTTATTCAAGACATGACAGCtttgtttttaattaatttgttaaTTTCAAAAAAGataattccattttgacattatagggtaatTTCTGTAGCACACTGacaaacaaatctaaatgtaatacattttaaattcaggctgtaacacaacaaaatgtggaaaaagtcaaggggtgtgaatactttctgaatacactgtatgtaGCCTACATCACATCAACTTGGAAAAGACAAGTAGAGTTAGGATTGTTAAAAATGAAATATCTTTGACTTGACTTGTTTCTCATTTATTTCAAAAATAGGGCTATCAGTGTTGTACATTTAAAATAAACATTCATTTGAAATAGCTGTGTCTCCTATTTAGATAATTAAATTGCATTACTTTGTACACGCTATCAATACATTCTATCATGTATTATTTACAATTATGTACACAAGAGAACTGTAGTCATTTGAACTGTATGAAGTCATTTGGTTGATGTCATTCCACACTTCGAGGTGGGTCAGAGTGGATCATAACACTTGTCTGTAATATATACCTAACATTTGTGTTTAATTAAGGACGTTTGTGTTGCTAATAACAGTCTTGTTCATGGACGGCTAAACTAAAACTCGCACACTGAAGATTCAGCCACCAAATAGCTAGGCTATCAGTCTACCGGTCTGCCTATATTCAGCACGGCAGACAATTCTTCTTCGTAGTAACGCTTCTTCATGGCTCTGTACTTCCTCAGATAGTACAGGGCCTCCAGTTCCTTTATCACAAATTCCCCACGGTCAACTAGCTTTCTGATCTCCTTGGGGTCTGTGACATCTTTGTTCTTCATAAAGGCACTCTTCAGACGTTCCCTGAAGTAGTCTGCGCCTTTGGGGTATTCCCGTCCCAAAAACAGGAGCTGTCAATGGAAGAAGACAGGTTACCAACAATAATTCCAGGCTTTGGGGATTGTTTTGGAAAGACAGCTAAATATTGCATGAGTGGAAGCAAATTTGGTGTGTGGGTAACAACGGTTGGGTGCATTGACAGCAGTCAGCGTTTAACGTACGTTCTTGTACAGCTGTCTAACCTCACTCCTCAGAGGGTTGGCCATGTAGCAGCCTTCACTACTGAGATGGAAGAAAAGGACAGAACAAACAGGTGATTTAGCATACAGCAGCTGATTATGTAAAACAACAGCTCAGAAATGGGCATATGTCTGATTGCTGTCACACATCACATATCCTGTGAGCCTCACAATCTTAGCTGTGTCATGCATACATTTTAGCTTTACCTTGGTTCACTTAGCAGGTAGGTTAGTTAACAGTGCAAATGGGCCACATTGCGACTAGGTCACAAAGCGAATgattagttagctggctaaataATTGGCATATGCAATTAAACCAATAATAGCCTTTTGACATTGTGCTGGGAGACATACAAGTAACGTTATGTCTCCCAGCACAACAACGTCAACAGACAATTATTGTTCGAATCTTAGCTAATGAACGTTAGCTAAACACCGTCTGTTAtaaaaacatccattgtgattcATTCACACGATATAATCAAGATTCCATTACATTATAATGTCCCGTATCAATAAATCCTTGCAATTAAGTAGTGTCGATAGCTGGTTACTTCGCCCTTCGTCCACACGAGTTCAAATAGGAGTTAATAAACAAAGCCGTAAATCGTTTTAGATGTCGCAAACCATGGACGCGAAAATAGTTGACAGATGTCCCAAAAAGAGAAGATAGTAACcagttttccaacaattgttattTCATTACCTATATAGCAAGCTAACCAGAGAGTTATACAATTAATATTGTGGTTAGGTTGATATGTTTACAAGCCAAGTAGCTAGTTTCATAAGTAGCCAGCTGTTACTAGCCAGTGTAAATTAGATTaccagttagctaacgttagctagataggaCTCAAGGTGAGCAAGTGACTGCAAATCAGCTTCCTTTTACTGCAAGCGTGCTGCACGtctgtgttgtgtttctactTTGCTTCTTTCAGCCTTATCTTGCTACAACTAAATACTAAATAGGTGAGAGAAGACAAAAGGAAGAGGGTACTCTAGGACTTCTCATTTCATTCAATCAGAGCACATCAagcataacatgtcaaccctgttacccatagataggcttgaaatatttttaaaacatttaatttttttgtgaagcttgcatttcGAATCCCCCTTCCTGTTGCAAGCAACAAGTTACCATTGCCCCTGTCGAAAGGGGATTTATGGCAAATTTAAGACAAACCTCAAACCTGttacgtcaaccctgttactttaatgGCACTTACTAGTCATTCGTATTATTTAAGCCCTtgacatgattttttttttttttttttttagaaagttgaacatgacagaatgttaaaatgaggTGAAATCAATATTTTGGGGGAACCAAGTTACACTACCCAAAATGTTCTCTATTCATGGAACAACCCGCATACTGAAGATTCAGCTGCCAACCATCTAGGCTATCAGTCTGTCGGTCTGCCCATATTCAGCAGGCCTAACAATTCTTCTTCGTAGAAACGCTTTTTCATGGCGCTATATTCCCTCAGATAGTACAGGGTCCCCAGTTCCTTAATCACAGCCTCTCCACAATTGACAAGCTTTCTGATCTCCTTGGGGTCTGTGACATCTTTGTTCTTCATAAAGGCACTGTTCAGACGCTCCCTGAAGTAGTCTGCTCCTTGGGGGTATTCCCGTCCCAGATGCAGTAGCTGTCAGTGGAAGGAGGCAGGTTACTAGTGATAATCCCAGTGCTTTTTTGGATTGTTTTGGACAGACAGTAAAAGATTGCATGAGTGGAAGCAAATCTCATATTGAAAGTAGGTGTGGGTAACAACAACAAAGCGTGGGTGCATTGacagcagtcagtcagtgttgAACTTACATTCTTGTACAGCTGTCTAACCTCTCTCCTCAGAGGGTTGGCCATGTCACTGCCTGAGACAGTATCAGCCTTCACTACTGGGATGGAAGAAAAGGACAGAAGATTCAACAGGTGAATTACTATTCAGCAGATGATGTAAAACAGCTCAAAAAGAAATATGCTTATGTCTAATTGTTGTCACATCACGTATCCTGTGAGCCTTGTAATATTTAGCTATCCGTGTGTCATGCATAGTGCATTTTAGCTCATTTTACCTTTGTTCACTTAGCAGGTAGGTTAGGTAACAGTACAAAGTCTGCGGCTAGGTAGCAACACTCTGGTAAAGCGAATGATTAGCCAGCTAATAGTAACGTAATTGGCTAAACACCCTCGGTTATAAAAACATTAATTAGCTTTATTAGTAATCGATTTATTCACACGATATAATTTAGTTTTCATTACATTATAGCTAGGCTCCCTTATCGATAAAATCCTCGCAGTGCAGTGCAGAACGCTATCTACCTTGCTGAAAACTGGCTACCTGGGAGCATTACGTCAAACAGCGCGTCGATTCCAGGGTCACGGCTAGAAGAAATCcaacttttgtcaaattaacatcaGATTTGACTTTTCATAGAAGGTTAGGATAAGGTTAGAAAAATGGTTCAGGGttagataaaataaaaaaaattaaatgaacTTTTtacgttaatttgacaaaagttggatcccttctagccatgccCCGATTACAGCTgggttatttttatattttttatattttatttatttattcataatacaaaaatcaacttacatcaaacatgtctagcaaaccaaacacaggtattaacaatgctcaaacatacaaaaaatatcaataaaaataaaataaaacacaaaataaacaatttaagtGCAATTATATTCACTCTGAAAATATCTTATTATAATGATTCATGAAGATGTTATTCTTGTTGTTATTCACTAGGGTTAATGTTTTAATAAGATAATTACATTCAATCAGAAAAATTTGTAATTTTGGTATAGAATTTTGGAATCTTTGTTTGTGTataaagtatttggcaacaagaataaaaaaaaatacaatcatttcagtggttttgttatcattgcaatagtaacatattatatattttatgttAAAAATATAGCAAGTGTTCATAATGGTAAATAAGTACTTTGCAAGGTTTTCCCAAAATTCGGACACAAATTTACATTCAAAGAACAAGTGAGACAGATTCTCACCTTCTTTTCCACAGAAAACGCAGATATCATCAATAGCCACAAATTTggaaatcatagaattacatggatatatcttATTTAAAATTTTGAAGTGCACTTCCTtaactttgtttggtatacagtatttgtaaggccttaaccatgcatttttccagacaatgtcaggaataagcatgttccagaaaaCCTTTCCTCTCGGTGTAAATTGGTTTGGTGAATGAAGAATTtgtcttatatatttattacaacaagatagctcaagtaagcccacgccttccaatctgagttctggataaacTTTGTGATCATTCCCAATATTAAGATGACTTTTCATAAGTGTAGTTAGACCACTAGGAAcggctttgatcacagaaataaactctctCCGATTACAGCTGGTTGAGGGACGAGCGTCGCATAGGAGTGACACGATCTGAGACGTTGCAGGCAGCCGACGGTGCAAGCGACTGCCTTGCCGGTTCACATgcaagtcggaactaggaaactcggacATTTCCTACTTGTTGTTTCGTTGAATGCGGCACGCGTATtactacaaccagttagcaagtcggacatgttagagtttcctagttccaacTAGCACATGAATGCGGCATGACTGATCTACAAAgaaccttgcatcataaataactactcactGGGAGCGTTTAAGTGGTAAGACTAAAGCAAGCGACTGTAGAGGAAAGTCGAGGAGTGAAGTCGGGGGAGGTGCATCTGTGACAGCTGAAGGTCAGACACTAATCTGGTTTCCCAACATCAACACTCAGATTAAtatggcagtgttgccattgtttataCGTTTTTCTTTATAATGTcgaaataaacatgttttcaaACCCCATATCATACACTAACAAACTGAAATAATGTGTACATTGTACAATCAATTCGTGTGAGGGCCTCAAACATCACATGAATTTGTCCACTTGTATACATTAATCATGGCAAAATTGGTTCCTGTTTCAATTATTTTCTTTGGTTACTTTT of the Salvelinus alpinus chromosome 37, SLU_Salpinus.1, whole genome shotgun sequence genome contains:
- the LOC139565640 gene encoding electron transfer flavoprotein regulatory factor 1-like codes for the protein MANPLRSEVRQLYKNLLFLGREYPKGADYFRERLKSAFMKNKDVTDPKEIRKLVDRGEFVIKELEALYYLRKYRAMKKRYYEEELSAVLNIGRPVD
- the LOC139565639 gene encoding electron transfer flavoprotein regulatory factor 1-like isoform X2 yields the protein MEFRVGLPFKTIFPVVKADTVSGSDMANPLRREVRQLYKNLLHLGREYPQGADYFRERLNSAFMKNKDVTDPKEIRKLVNCGEAVIKELGTLYYLREYSAMKKRFYEEELLGLLNMGRPTD
- the LOC139565639 gene encoding electron transfer flavoprotein regulatory factor 1 homolog isoform X1, which produces MKSHLNIGNDHKVYPELRLEGVGLLELSCCNKYIRQILHSPNQFTPRGKVFWNMLIPDIVWKNAWLRPYKYCIPNKVKEVHFKILNKIYPCNSMISKFVAIDDICVFCGKEVVKADTVSGSDMANPLRREVRQLYKNLLHLGREYPQGADYFRERLNSAFMKNKDVTDPKEIRKLVNCGEAVIKELGTLYYLREYSAMKKRFYEEELLGLLNMGRPTD
- the LOC139565639 gene encoding electron transfer flavoprotein regulatory factor 1-like isoform X3, with translation MANPLRREVRQLYKNLLHLGREYPQGADYFRERLNSAFMKNKDVTDPKEIRKLVNCGEAVIKELGTLYYLREYSAMKKRFYEEELLGLLNMGRPTD